A part of Chloroflexota bacterium genomic DNA contains:
- a CDS encoding 4a-hydroxytetrahydrobiopterin dehydratase, giving the protein MRSLAELKCVPCRGGEPALSEREIKELHRLLPEWQVVEREGIQRLARDFKFGDFAQALAFTNQIGELAETEDHHPALLTEWGRVTVTWWTHVIGGLHRNDFIMAARCSQAYS; this is encoded by the coding sequence ATGCGCTCGCTGGCGGAATTGAAATGTGTTCCTTGCCGCGGCGGGGAACCGGCGCTTTCGGAACGGGAGATCAAGGAACTCCACCGTTTATTGCCAGAATGGCAAGTTGTGGAGCGGGAAGGAATCCAGCGGTTGGCGCGAGATTTCAAGTTTGGGGATTTTGCCCAGGCATTGGCCTTCACCAACCAGATTGGCGAACTTGCCGAAACAGAGGATCACCACCCGGCGCTGTTGACAGAGTGGGGGCGTGTTACTGTAACCTGGTGGACTCACGTAATTGGAGGATTGCACCGCAACGATTTCATCATGGCTGCGCGTTGCAGTCAAGCGTATTCGTAG
- a CDS encoding TetR/AcrR family transcriptional regulator has product MTQDITKGELTRESIIQAAHTLFVRQGYHGTSMRQIAEEAGIAVGGIYNHFSGKEDIFEAVFLAYHPYHDVLPAIEQAQGQTVEEFVRSAAEQMLAALKSRPHFLNLMFIEIVEFKNIHTQELFAELLPYEITVLAKVLPPESNLRPIPIPMIIRTFVGLFISYHLTDVIMGSSAPPEFRENDVEYFVDIYLHGIIADGG; this is encoded by the coding sequence ATGACTCAAGATATTACCAAAGGTGAGCTTACCCGCGAGAGCATTATTCAGGCGGCACATACTTTGTTTGTGCGCCAGGGCTATCATGGTACATCCATGCGCCAGATTGCCGAAGAAGCCGGGATTGCTGTCGGCGGGATTTACAATCATTTCTCCGGCAAAGAAGATATTTTCGAGGCCGTTTTTTTGGCCTACCATCCATACCACGATGTACTGCCCGCCATCGAACAGGCCCAGGGCCAAACCGTCGAAGAATTTGTGCGCAGTGCCGCCGAACAAATGTTGGCCGCGCTCAAGAGCCGACCGCACTTCCTCAACCTGATGTTCATCGAAATCGTCGAGTTTAAAAATATCCACACACAGGAGCTTTTCGCCGAGCTATTGCCGTATGAAATCACTGTTCTCGCCAAAGTTCTACCGCCCGAGAGCAACTTGCGTCCTATTCCCATTCCGATGATCATCCGCACTTTTGTGGGTTTGTTCATTTCCTATCATCTTACGGATGTCATCATGGGATCGTCTGCCCCGCCTGAATTCCGTGAAAATGATGTCGAATATTTTGTCGATATTTATTTGCACGGCATTATAGCAGATGGTGGGTAG
- a CDS encoding YifB family Mg chelatase-like AAA ATPase produces the protein MLARIFSCAVIGLDGVVVEVEVDASRGMPHITIVGLPDAAVQESRERVQAAIKNSGLEFPRKRLTVNLAPASVRKAGPAYDLPIAVGVLVASRQIPAQAVEKAMMIGELSLDGSVRHVRGVLPMAALARAEGFKRIFVPEVDAPEAALIPDMDVIPVPSLTALRDHFTGGVQLSPNMDSASEGSANIIPITDFKEVKGQEQVKRALEVSAAGGHNLLMVGPPGSGKTLLARALPGVLPHMSIDEALDVTRIYSIADQLPADVPLIQQRPFRAPHHTISHAGLVGGGNWPSPGEISLAHRGVLFLDEFPEFGSRVLEVMRQPLEDKHVTISRAQGSLTFPANFQLIAAMNPCPCGYAGDSIKECTCSNQVITRYQKRISGPMLDRIDIHIEVP, from the coding sequence ATGCTTGCACGAATATTTTCTTGCGCTGTAATTGGTTTGGATGGCGTGGTCGTCGAAGTGGAAGTGGATGCCAGCCGTGGGATGCCGCATATCACCATCGTCGGCCTGCCCGATGCCGCCGTGCAAGAAAGCCGCGAGCGCGTCCAGGCTGCCATCAAAAACTCAGGGCTGGAATTCCCGCGCAAGCGACTTACTGTTAATCTGGCTCCGGCTTCAGTGCGCAAGGCAGGCCCAGCTTACGATCTACCGATTGCGGTGGGGGTACTGGTCGCCAGCCGCCAAATTCCAGCGCAGGCTGTTGAGAAGGCCATGATGATCGGCGAGCTCTCGCTGGATGGGAGTGTACGTCATGTGCGCGGGGTTTTACCGATGGCCGCTTTAGCACGCGCAGAAGGCTTTAAACGGATATTTGTTCCCGAGGTGGATGCACCAGAAGCCGCGCTGATCCCGGATATGGATGTGATTCCTGTTCCCTCGCTGACGGCACTGCGGGACCACTTCACAGGTGGGGTGCAGTTATCCCCGAACATGGATTCTGCCTCCGAGGGGAGCGCCAACATCATCCCCATCACCGATTTTAAAGAAGTCAAAGGGCAAGAGCAGGTCAAACGCGCCCTCGAAGTTTCCGCAGCCGGGGGGCATAATCTTCTGATGGTTGGGCCTCCGGGGTCTGGTAAAACCTTGTTGGCGCGCGCCCTGCCTGGGGTCCTGCCCCACATGAGCATCGACGAAGCCCTGGATGTCACCCGCATCTACTCTATCGCCGATCAACTCCCAGCCGATGTACCGCTCATCCAACAGCGGCCATTCCGTGCACCGCATCATACCATCTCGCACGCCGGGTTGGTGGGCGGCGGCAACTGGCCCTCGCCGGGGGAAATTTCGCTGGCACACCGCGGCGTACTCTTTCTCGATGAGTTTCCCGAATTTGGTAGCCGCGTACTCGAAGTCATGCGCCAGCCCCTCGAAGATAAGCATGTCACAATCTCACGGGCGCAAGGCTCACTGACCTTCCCGGCTAATTTTCAACTGATTGCGGCCATGAATCCATGCCCGTGTGGCTACGCGGGCGATTCCATCAAAGAGTGTACCTGCTCGAACCAGGTCATCACCCGTTACCAAAAGCGCATCTCCGGGCCGATGCTCGACCGCATTGACATCCACATCGAGGTGCCGC
- a CDS encoding GGDEF domain-containing protein: MPAADFISESVLQKLQSVYERIQKNNPIPSDLSPIGVAFNSLSINAEAGPDLKPGEILLKENDIGHAMYWVESGVLAILQGDLANPRLLAFRYAGEIIGEMALLEELPRMATAVAIHPARLKSLSQEAFQALLPRLPEFSIELMRLLSSRLREIQAPEQNTIDTGLHDPLTGALTRQTFDARLGEEIERARLYEHSLALVFIDLDWFKEVNDRFGHIRGDEFLVAFVQRVLYSIRVNDLLFRYGGDEFILILPGMNSVNAIILIQRILNHFRSEPVLHDPPLKLSFSAGIAYFPNDADQLEALIETADQRVYQAKKNGRGQVVGTPAGSA; encoded by the coding sequence ATGCCAGCAGCAGATTTCATCTCCGAGAGTGTGCTCCAAAAATTACAGAGCGTCTACGAACGCATCCAAAAGAATAATCCCATCCCCAGCGATTTATCGCCGATTGGGGTTGCTTTTAACTCATTGAGCATCAACGCAGAAGCGGGGCCTGATCTAAAGCCCGGTGAAATTCTGTTAAAGGAAAACGATATTGGTCACGCCATGTACTGGGTTGAATCGGGCGTATTGGCTATTCTTCAGGGCGATCTCGCTAATCCGCGGCTGCTGGCTTTCCGCTATGCGGGTGAAATCATCGGGGAGATGGCCTTGCTCGAAGAGTTGCCGCGTATGGCGACCGCGGTCGCCATTCATCCCGCGCGGCTCAAATCGCTTAGCCAGGAAGCATTTCAGGCGTTATTACCGCGCTTGCCCGAATTTTCGATTGAACTTATGCGTTTGCTCAGTTCACGCTTGCGCGAAATCCAGGCGCCGGAGCAGAATACCATCGATACCGGCCTGCACGATCCGCTGACCGGCGCGCTAACCCGCCAAACTTTTGATGCCCGTTTGGGTGAAGAAATCGAGCGCGCCCGCCTCTATGAGCACTCGCTGGCCCTGGTATTCATAGACCTGGATTGGTTCAAGGAAGTTAACGACCGCTTTGGGCATATCCGCGGCGATGAGTTTTTGGTGGCATTTGTCCAGCGGGTGTTATACAGCATTCGCGTCAACGATTTGCTCTTTCGCTATGGGGGAGATGAGTTCATCCTGATTTTACCGGGCATGAATAGCGTTAATGCGATCATTCTGATACAGCGCATTTTAAACCACTTCCGTTCGGAGCCAGTTTTACACGATCCGCCGCTGAAGCTTTCTTTCAGCGCGGGAATTGCCTATTTCCCAAACGACGCCGACCAACTCGAGGCGCTGATAGAAACTGCCGATCAGCGCGTTTACCAGGCCAAGAAGAATGGGCGCGGCCAGGTGGTTGGAACCCCCGCAGGAAGCGCATAG
- a CDS encoding class I SAM-dependent RNA methyltransferase — MDKITLIATTSFGLEAIVKREVQALGFDVSNVSNGKIEFTATPDEIPRANLWLRSADRVLLKMGEFRAETFDELFEQIKTLPWENWITQDGQFTVTGTAVKSKLGSVRACQAITKKSVVERLKKAYRVEWFDETGPEFTIKISMLKDIATLTIDTSGVGLHKRGYRTLTGEAALKETLAAALVQLSFYNKERLLIDPMCGSGTILIEAAMIARNMAPGLNRKFASERWPGIPHVAWVRARNAARSAMDQESELQIFGYDIDEEAIRASKVNAKKAGVGKNIVFEQKDIKDLWIDKPNGILISNPPYGVKMGAFQELNQIYISLHKTFKKKTGWSIYILTGDKKFPDYFKRARPDRVRKLFNANIEVTYYQYFGERPS; from the coding sequence ATGGATAAGATTACCCTGATTGCAACCACATCGTTCGGGCTTGAAGCAATTGTTAAGCGCGAAGTACAGGCTTTGGGCTTCGATGTGTCGAATGTGTCGAATGGAAAAATAGAATTCACAGCTACGCCCGATGAAATTCCACGCGCCAATTTATGGCTGCGCAGCGCCGACCGCGTGTTGCTAAAAATGGGCGAATTTCGGGCAGAGACCTTTGATGAGCTTTTTGAGCAAATCAAAACACTGCCCTGGGAAAACTGGATCACGCAAGATGGTCAATTTACGGTAACTGGCACGGCAGTCAAATCGAAACTGGGCAGCGTGCGCGCCTGTCAGGCCATCACCAAAAAATCTGTTGTGGAGCGGCTCAAGAAGGCTTATCGGGTGGAATGGTTCGACGAAACCGGGCCGGAATTTACGATTAAGATTTCCATGTTGAAAGACATTGCCACGCTGACCATTGACACCTCCGGTGTGGGTCTGCACAAACGCGGGTATCGCACCCTCACAGGGGAAGCTGCGCTCAAAGAGACTTTGGCAGCCGCGCTGGTGCAACTCAGTTTCTATAATAAAGAACGCCTGCTGATAGACCCCATGTGTGGCTCCGGGACGATTTTGATTGAAGCCGCCATGATCGCCCGCAATATGGCGCCCGGCCTCAACCGTAAATTTGCATCCGAGCGCTGGCCGGGGATTCCGCATGTGGCATGGGTGCGGGCGCGCAACGCGGCGCGTTCAGCGATGGATCAGGAAAGCGAATTGCAAATCTTCGGCTACGATATTGACGAAGAAGCCATCCGGGCGAGCAAGGTAAATGCCAAAAAAGCCGGAGTAGGGAAAAATATTGTCTTCGAGCAAAAAGACATCAAAGATTTATGGATTGATAAGCCCAATGGCATCCTCATCTCTAATCCACCCTATGGTGTCAAAATGGGGGCATTCCAGGAACTCAACCAGATATATATTTCATTACACAAGACTTTCAAGAAGAAAACAGGCTGGTCAATCTATATACTGACCGGCGACAAAAAATTCCCCGATTATTTCAAGCGCGCCCGACCCGACCGCGTGCGCAAGTTGTTTAATGCCAATATCGAAGTGACTTATTATCAGTATTTTGGGGAAAGGCCATCCTAA